Below is a window of Candidatus Tectomicrobia bacterium DNA.
GGGCGATGCTTGTCATCGCCCTCTCCAAAGCGGGCGAACACGAGGTTCGCCCCTACGGATGCCGCATGGATCTGAGAGGTTACCCCGCGCTCCGCTCGGCGGTTCGGACGGCGGCCAGGAAGGCCAGGAGGGCGAAGAGGGCGGTCACGAGGAGGGAGACCTCCATCCCCGGGAGGCCCTGGACGGCGGCGGGGCTCGACAGGTAGAGCGATCGCCGCAGGGCGGCGACCCCGTAGGTCAGCGGGTTCGCCTTCATGGCCAGCGCGAGGAGGGGGTGGGCCCCCTCCGCCGGGAAGACGGCCCCCGAGAGCAGCCAGAGCGGCAGCAGCGCCAGGTTCATGATCGAGTGCAGGCCCTGGGTCGAGTCGATGCGCCAGGCGAAGAGCAGGCCCAGGCTCGTCAGCGCGAACCCCATCAGCGCCATCACCCCCACCGCGGCCAGCACGCCCGCCGCGGAAAGAGGCACCCCGGCCAGCGGGGCGGCCGCGAGCAGCAGCACCCCCTGGAGCAGGCCCAGCGTCGTCCCCCCCAGCGCCTGCCCCAGCACGATGGCCGAGCGCGGCACCGGCGCGGCCAGAACGCCCTGCAGGAAGCGCTGCTTGCGGTCGTCCATCACCGAGAAGGTGGAGAAGATGGCGGTGAAGAGCACCACCATGGCGACGATGCCGGTGAAGAAGTACTCCGCATAGCCCTCCGCCCCGTTCCCGGCCGGGGAGCGGAAGGAGCGCCCGAAGCCGCTCCCCAGCACCAGCCAGAAGAGCAGGGGCTGCCCGAAGGCCCCGACGATGCGGCTGCGCTG
It encodes the following:
- a CDS encoding ABC transporter permease, coding for MNFLLPALTLWQREIVRFLRQRSRIVGAFGQPLLFWLVLGSGFGRSFRSPAGNGAEGYAEYFFTGIVAMVVLFTAIFSTFSVMDDRKQRFLQGVLAAPVPRSAIVLGQALGGTTLGLLQGVLLLAAAPLAGVPLSAAGVLAAVGVMALMGFALTSLGLLFAWRIDSTQGLHSIMNLALLPLWLLSGAVFPAEGAHPLLALAMKANPLTYGVAALRRSLYLSSPAAVQGLPGMEVSLLVTALFALLAFLAAVRTAERSAG